One Intestinimonas butyriciproducens genomic window, GAGCCCCGGTCCAGGCGAAGAGGGTGGCGATGGGATTGGTGGAGGTCTCCTTGCCCTGGAGGTGCTGGTAGTAGTGGCGGGTGACGGTGCCGTGGGCGGCCTCGTACTCATACTTCCCGTCGGGGGAGACCAGAACGGAGGTCATCATGGCCAGGGACCCAAAGGCGGTGGAGACCATATCGCTCATCACGTCGCCGTCATAGTTCTTGCAGGCCCAGATGAAACCGCCCTCGCTGCGGATGACCCGCGCCACCGCGTCGTCGATGAGGGTGTAGAAGTATTCGATTCCCAGCTTCTTGAATTTCTTGGCATACTGGGCGTCGTAGATCTCCTGGAAGATGTCCTTGAAGGTGTGGTCGTACTGCTTGGAGATGGTATCCTTGGTGGCGAACCACAGGTCCTGCCTGGTATCCAGGGCGAACTGGAAGCAGGCGTGGGCGAAGGAGGTGATGGAGGCGGCGGTGTTGAACTGCCCCTGGAGCACGCCGGGACCCTGGAAGTCATAGATGGTCTGGCGGTGCTCGGCGCCGTCCGCGCCGGTAAAGAGAAGCTCCGCCTTTCCGGGGCCAGGCACCTTGTACTCGGTGTTCTTGTAGACATCGCCGAAGGCGTGGCGGGCGATGGTGATGGGCTTCTTCCAGTTCTTCACCACCGGAGAGATCCCCTTGACCATGATGGGAGCGCGGAACACGGTGCCGTCCAGAATGGCGCGGATGGTGCCGTTGGGGGATTTCCACATCTGAGAGAGCCGATACTCCTCCACACGCTGGGCGTTGGGGGTGATGGTGGCGCACTTTACCGCCACGCCGTACGCTTTGGTCGCCTCGGCGGAGTCCACCGTCACCTGGTCATGGGTGCGCTCCCGCTCAGGGAGACCCAGATCGAAGTA contains:
- a CDS encoding NADP-dependent isocitrate dehydrogenase, which translates into the protein MEKIKMTTPLVEMDGDEMTRILWSDIKELLLTPYIDLNTVYFDLGLPERERTHDQVTVDSAEATKAYGVAVKCATITPNAQRVEEYRLSQMWKSPNGTIRAILDGTVFRAPIMVKGISPVVKNWKKPITIARHAFGDVYKNTEYKVPGPGKAELLFTGADGAEHRQTIYDFQGPGVLQGQFNTAASITSFAHACFQFALDTRQDLWFATKDTISKQYDHTFKDIFQEIYDAQYAKKFKKLGIEYFYTLIDDAVARVIRSEGGFIWACKNYDGDVMSDMVSTAFGSLAMMTSVLVSPDGKYEYEAAHGTVTRHYYQHLQGKETSTNPIATLFAWTGALRKRGELDGIAALQAFADKLEQASIAVIEGGTMTKDLAGLWEGDTPAVTVTSRDFLLAIRDELERRL